In the Telopea speciosissima isolate NSW1024214 ecotype Mountain lineage chromosome 2, Tspe_v1, whole genome shotgun sequence genome, one interval contains:
- the LOC122653095 gene encoding mitochondrial pyruvate carrier 4-like — protein MAASKLQALWNHPAGPKTAASKLYALWNHPAGPKTIHFWAPTCKWVISLANVADFSKPPEIISYPQQTAVTCTGLIWSHYSLVITPKNWNLFSVNVAMAATGIYQLARKVQHDYFSE, from the exons ATGGCGGCTTCTAAGCTTCAGGCTCTATGGAACCACCCCGCCGGACCTAAAACAGCGGCTTCTAAGCTTTATGCGCTATGGAACCACCCTGCGGGACCTAAAACCA TTCACTTCTGGGCCCCGACATGTAAATGGGTTATCAGCTTAGCAAATGTGGCCGACTTCTCAAAACCGCCTGAAATTATATCTTATCCTCAGCAAACAG CGGTTACTTGCACTGGACTTATCTGGTCACACTACAGCTTAGTAATTACGCCG AAAAATTGGAATCTTTTTAGTGTAAACGTTGCAATGGCTGCTACAGGCATTTACCAACTTGCACGCAAAGTTCA